The Prochlorococcus sp. MIT 1300 genome has a window encoding:
- a CDS encoding DUF1651 domain-containing protein: MQKQGWLQDPKTKNTKRFHRDEKSWLRYPKVFIDSGRPLPNEHTLLKSRSYVALHEAEEEWMKLQQEGWRKVSPQWGSDVDV, translated from the coding sequence ATGCAAAAACAAGGTTGGTTGCAAGATCCAAAAACGAAAAACACCAAGCGTTTTCATCGAGATGAAAAAAGCTGGTTGCGTTACCCAAAAGTGTTTATTGATTCAGGAAGACCACTACCAAATGAGCATACTCTTTTAAAAAGTCGTAGCTATGTTGCTTTACATGAAGCCGAAGAAGAGTGGATGAAGCTCCAACAAGAGGGCTGGAGAAAAGTCAGTCCTCAATGGGGCTCTGACGTTGACGTTTAG